One stretch of Jiangella gansuensis DSM 44835 DNA includes these proteins:
- a CDS encoding PIN domain-containing protein, whose amino-acid sequence MSRRPKGFAISAVTLAELHYGVLVAPQAERIHRIKRLLAIQRTFTVLRVEEDVAQSYGLIAAAARALDRSPRALVMDLLIAASAHAHGAAVVTRNAEDFRTYGDVVEVIALPPRQAA is encoded by the coding sequence GTGAGCCGCCGGCCCAAGGGCTTCGCCATCAGCGCCGTCACGCTGGCCGAACTGCATTACGGCGTGCTGGTCGCGCCGCAGGCCGAGCGCATCCACCGCATCAAGCGGCTACTCGCCATCCAACGCACGTTCACGGTCCTCCGCGTCGAGGAGGACGTCGCGCAGAGCTACGGGCTGATCGCCGCGGCGGCTCGAGCACTCGATCGCTCGCCACGGGCGCTGGTAATGGACTTGCTCATCGCCGCCTCCGCCCATGCCCACGGCGCCGCGGTGGTCACCCGCAACGCCGAGGATTTCCGGACCTACGGCGACGTCGTCGAGGTCATAGCGCTACCGCCGCGGCAGGCGGCCTGA
- a CDS encoding sulfite exporter TauE/SafE family protein: MRTLILLGLAGFAAQLVDGSLGMAYGVTSTTLLLAISTNPAAASATVHLAEIGTTLVSGAAHWRFGNVDWKVVVKIGVPGAVGAFAGATFLSSLSTDAAAPVMSLILLALGLYILVRFTGWGLPKDRLGKPLRRRFLAPLGLVAGFVDATGGGGWGPVGTPAILASGRMEPRKVIGSIDTSEFIVAVAASAGFLVGLGSENITMSWVAVLLAGGVVAAPMAAWLVRHVPPRVLGSAVGGLIVLTNTRTILRSDWVDAGDGVRAAVYTLVALAWAGALAYSIRAHLAEREVVDAAGREGDDVEPAAR, encoded by the coding sequence ATGCGCACACTCATCCTGCTGGGACTCGCGGGCTTCGCCGCGCAACTGGTCGACGGCAGCCTGGGCATGGCCTACGGCGTCACCTCCACCACGTTGCTGCTGGCCATCAGCACCAACCCGGCCGCGGCATCCGCGACCGTGCACCTGGCCGAGATCGGCACCACGCTGGTGTCGGGTGCGGCCCACTGGCGATTCGGAAACGTCGACTGGAAGGTCGTCGTGAAGATCGGCGTGCCCGGCGCGGTCGGCGCGTTCGCCGGTGCGACCTTCCTGTCCTCCCTCTCCACCGATGCTGCCGCGCCGGTGATGTCGCTGATCCTGCTGGCACTGGGGCTCTACATCCTGGTCCGGTTCACCGGCTGGGGGCTGCCGAAGGACCGGCTCGGCAAGCCGCTACGCCGGCGCTTCCTCGCGCCGCTGGGCCTGGTCGCCGGCTTCGTCGACGCCACCGGCGGTGGCGGCTGGGGCCCGGTCGGAACTCCGGCGATCCTGGCCAGTGGGCGCATGGAGCCGCGCAAGGTCATCGGCTCGATCGACACCAGCGAGTTCATCGTGGCGGTGGCCGCGAGCGCGGGCTTCCTGGTCGGGCTGGGCTCGGAGAACATCACCATGTCCTGGGTCGCGGTGCTGCTGGCCGGCGGGGTCGTCGCCGCGCCGATGGCTGCCTGGCTGGTCCGTCATGTGCCGCCGCGCGTGCTCGGCTCGGCGGTGGGCGGCCTGATCGTGCTGACCAACACCCGCACGATCCTGCGCAGCGACTGGGTCGATGCCGGCGACGGCGTGCGTGCCGCCGTGTACACGCTGGTCGCGCTGGCCTGGGCGGGTGCGCTGGCGTACTCGATCCGTGCGCACCTGGCCGAGCGCGAGGTGGTGGACGCCGCCGGCCGGGAGGGCGACGACGTCGAACCCGCCGCCCGCTGA
- a CDS encoding acyltransferase family protein, whose translation MSTAVEPTAPSSKATRTTPAAPGESVEATPPASAGHRRTQRHEGFRADIEGLRAVAVGLVLAYHAGLPLVSGGFVGVDVFFVVSGFLITGLILREIETTGRLRLARFYARR comes from the coding sequence ATGTCGACGGCGGTCGAGCCGACTGCCCCGAGTTCGAAGGCGACGAGAACCACGCCAGCCGCCCCCGGTGAGTCCGTCGAGGCGACCCCACCCGCCAGCGCCGGCCACCGGCGCACCCAGCGCCACGAGGGCTTCCGTGCGGATATCGAGGGTTTGCGTGCGGTGGCGGTGGGTTTGGTGTTGGCGTATCACGCCGGGCTGCCGCTGGTGTCGGGCGGGTTCGTCGGGGTGGACGTGTTCTTCGTCGTCTCCGGGTTCCTGATCACCGGGCTGATCCTGCGCGAGATCGAGACCACCGGCCGGTTGCGCCTGGCCCGCTTCTACGCCCGCCGCA
- a CDS encoding DUF6194 family protein, with translation MEHILETVRALDGVLELAPTEGSGLPEIAWGDHFFYYAPDGQVPEREQPYATVVTKNYPGDTLCDLDDPGRWRLNIHVGRRAFVELTGEEPRSGPTPDYAATDVVLPHPVYRAQGWVSITNPGENTLAVAARLLRAAHEDARRRTLRRRVCLINGGSGLGIG, from the coding sequence ATGGAGCACATCCTCGAGACGGTCCGGGCGCTCGACGGGGTCCTCGAGCTCGCGCCCACCGAAGGCAGTGGGTTGCCCGAGATCGCCTGGGGCGACCACTTCTTCTACTACGCACCTGATGGACAGGTGCCGGAGCGCGAGCAGCCCTACGCGACCGTCGTGACCAAGAACTATCCCGGCGACACCCTGTGCGACCTCGACGACCCCGGCCGCTGGCGGCTGAACATCCACGTCGGGAGGCGCGCGTTCGTCGAGCTCACCGGCGAGGAACCCCGATCCGGGCCGACGCCGGACTACGCGGCCACCGACGTCGTCCTTCCGCACCCGGTCTATCGAGCGCAGGGCTGGGTATCGATCACCAACCCCGGTGAGAACACCCTCGCCGTGGCGGCCCGCCTCCTGCGTGCGGCGCATGAAGACGCCAGGCGGCGGACGCTTCGACGGCGGGTGTGTCTGATTAACGGTGGATCCGGTCTTGGCATCGGCTAG
- a CDS encoding pyrophosphate--fructose-6-phosphate 1-phosphotransferase — MPESTAVRKVAMLTAGGLAPCLSSAVGGLIERYTEIAPDVEIIGYLDGYAGLLTGRSVTVTPEMRSSASRLHRFGGSPIGNSRVKLTNVADCVKRGLVQEGQDPLHVAAEQLTRDGVDVLHTIGGDDTNTTAADLAAFLAGNGYDLTVVGLPKTIDNDIIPVRQSLGAWTAAEQGSVYARNIIAEHSSNPRMLIVHEVMGRHCGWLTAATARAYRRWLAAQEWAPEIGLDPRRWDVHAVYLPEQKIDLDAEAGRLRAVMDATGCVNIFLSEGAGVDSIVAEMEAAGEEIPRDPFGHVKIDKINPGAWFADQFAARVGAEKVMVQKSGYYSRSAAANTDDLRLIKSCTDLAVECALRHEGGLIGHDEEQGGRLRAIEFDRIKGGKAFDPATPWFADLLGAIGQPVS; from the coding sequence ATGCCCGAGAGCACTGCTGTGCGGAAGGTCGCCATGCTCACCGCCGGAGGACTGGCTCCGTGCCTGTCCTCGGCCGTCGGTGGCCTCATCGAGCGGTACACCGAGATCGCACCCGACGTGGAGATCATCGGTTACCTCGACGGCTATGCCGGCCTGCTGACCGGCCGCTCGGTCACCGTCACGCCGGAGATGCGCTCCAGCGCGTCGCGCCTGCACCGCTTCGGCGGCTCCCCTATCGGCAACAGCCGGGTCAAGCTCACCAACGTCGCCGACTGCGTCAAGCGCGGCCTGGTCCAGGAGGGCCAGGACCCGCTGCACGTCGCAGCCGAGCAGCTCACCCGCGACGGCGTCGACGTGCTGCACACCATCGGCGGCGACGACACCAACACCACCGCCGCCGACCTCGCGGCCTTCCTGGCCGGCAACGGCTACGACCTCACCGTCGTCGGCCTGCCGAAGACCATCGACAACGACATCATCCCGGTGCGGCAGAGCCTGGGCGCCTGGACCGCCGCCGAGCAGGGCTCCGTCTACGCGCGCAACATCATCGCCGAGCACTCGTCCAACCCGCGGATGCTGATCGTCCACGAGGTCATGGGCCGGCACTGCGGCTGGCTCACCGCCGCGACGGCGCGTGCCTACCGGCGCTGGCTCGCCGCCCAGGAGTGGGCGCCCGAGATCGGCCTGGACCCGCGTCGGTGGGACGTGCACGCCGTGTACCTGCCCGAGCAGAAGATCGACCTCGACGCCGAGGCAGGCCGGCTGCGCGCCGTCATGGACGCCACCGGCTGCGTCAACATCTTCCTGTCCGAGGGCGCCGGCGTCGACTCCATCGTCGCGGAGATGGAGGCGGCCGGCGAGGAGATCCCGCGCGACCCGTTCGGACACGTCAAGATCGACAAGATCAACCCCGGCGCCTGGTTCGCCGACCAGTTCGCCGCCCGGGTGGGTGCGGAGAAGGTCATGGTCCAGAAGAGCGGCTACTACAGCCGGTCCGCGGCCGCCAACACCGACGATCTCCGCCTCATCAAGAGCTGCACCGACCTCGCGGTCGAGTGCGCGCTGCGGCACGAGGGCGGCCTCATCGGCCACGACGAGGAGCAGGGCGGCCGGCTGCGCGCCATCGAGTTCGATCGCATCAAGGGCGGCAAGGCCTTCGACCCCGCCACGCCCTGGTTCGCCGACCTGCTCGGCGCGATCGGCCAGCCGGTCAGCTGA
- a CDS encoding class II 3-deoxy-7-phosphoheptulonate synthase → MNSPEDRALYDELTKTVGALPAQQQPEWGDAAGVQDAIDQLRSMPPLVFAGECDLLKERLAAVARGEAFVLQGGDCAETFAGVSADNVRNKLKTLLQMAIVLTYAASVPVVKIGRLAGQYAKPRSKSTETRDGVTLPAFRGDIVNDFEFTESARLPDPNRLVRAYHASAATLNLTRAFVGGGYADLHQVHSWNTDFVRTSPAGQRYERLARRLDQALAFMRAIEIDTEQLRTVELYSSHEALLLDYEMALTRVDSRTGAPYDVSGHYVWIGERTRQLDGAHLEFASRIRNPIGVKVGPSTTPDDLLALANKLDPQREPGRLTFVTRMGAGTIRDVLPALIQKATADGLAAAWICDPMHGNTYEAPSGHKTRRFDDVVDEVRGFFEVHRALGTHPGGIHVELTGDDVTECVGGGDPIAEDGLGSRYETVCDPRLNRTQSLELAFLVAELLESAT, encoded by the coding sequence GTGAACTCGCCCGAGGACCGTGCTCTCTACGACGAGCTGACCAAGACCGTGGGGGCACTTCCCGCGCAGCAACAGCCGGAGTGGGGTGACGCCGCCGGGGTCCAGGACGCCATCGACCAGCTGCGCTCCATGCCGCCGCTGGTGTTCGCCGGCGAATGCGACCTGCTCAAGGAGCGGCTGGCGGCCGTGGCGCGGGGCGAGGCGTTCGTCCTGCAGGGCGGCGACTGTGCCGAGACGTTCGCCGGCGTCAGCGCCGACAACGTCCGCAACAAGCTCAAGACACTGTTGCAGATGGCCATCGTGCTCACGTACGCCGCCAGTGTGCCGGTGGTGAAGATCGGACGGCTGGCCGGCCAGTACGCCAAGCCCCGCTCCAAGTCCACCGAGACCCGCGACGGCGTCACGCTGCCGGCGTTCCGCGGCGACATCGTCAACGACTTCGAGTTCACCGAGTCCGCCCGGTTGCCCGACCCCAACCGGCTGGTCCGCGCCTACCACGCCTCGGCCGCGACGCTGAACCTGACGCGTGCCTTCGTCGGCGGCGGCTACGCCGACCTGCACCAGGTGCATTCTTGGAACACCGACTTCGTGCGCACCTCGCCGGCCGGTCAGCGCTACGAGCGGCTGGCCCGGCGCCTCGACCAGGCGCTGGCGTTCATGAGGGCCATCGAGATCGACACCGAACAGCTGCGCACGGTCGAGCTGTACTCCAGCCACGAGGCGCTGCTGCTGGACTACGAGATGGCGCTGACCAGGGTGGACTCCCGCACCGGTGCGCCGTACGACGTCTCCGGCCACTACGTGTGGATCGGCGAGCGCACCCGCCAGCTCGACGGCGCCCACCTGGAGTTCGCCTCCCGCATCCGCAACCCCATCGGCGTCAAGGTGGGCCCGTCCACCACCCCCGACGACCTGCTGGCACTGGCGAACAAGCTGGACCCGCAGCGCGAACCCGGCCGGCTGACGTTCGTGACGCGGATGGGCGCGGGAACCATCCGCGACGTGCTGCCGGCGCTGATCCAGAAGGCCACCGCCGACGGCCTGGCCGCGGCCTGGATCTGCGACCCCATGCACGGCAACACCTACGAGGCGCCGAGCGGCCACAAGACCCGCCGCTTCGACGACGTCGTCGACGAGGTCCGCGGCTTCTTCGAGGTGCACCGCGCGCTGGGCACCCACCCCGGCGGCATCCACGTCGAGCTGACCGGCGACGACGTCACCGAGTGCGTCGGCGGCGGCGACCCGATCGCCGAGGACGGCCTAGGCAGCCGGTACGAGACGGTGTGCGACCCGCGGCTGAACCGCACTCAGTCGCTGGAGCTGGCGTTCCTGGTCGCGGAGCTGCTGGAGTCTGCCACCTGA
- a CDS encoding IS256 family transposase: TAPSEAAAKERWNEFAASWGQQYPAIVRLWENAWSEFVPFLDYDQEIRRVICSTNAIESINARYRRAIRARGHFPTEQAALKCLYLVTRSLDPTGRGRARWAMRWKPALNAFAITFEGRITPTGN; the protein is encoded by the coding sequence ACCGCACCTTCGGAGGCCGCGGCCAAAGAACGCTGGAACGAGTTCGCCGCCAGCTGGGGGCAGCAGTACCCGGCCATCGTGCGGTTGTGGGAGAACGCCTGGTCGGAGTTTGTGCCGTTCCTGGACTACGACCAGGAGATCCGGCGGGTGATCTGCTCGACCAACGCGATCGAGTCGATCAACGCCCGCTACCGACGCGCGATCCGCGCCCGCGGACACTTCCCCACCGAACAGGCCGCCCTGAAGTGCCTCTACCTGGTGACCCGGTCGCTGGACCCGACCGGCCGAGGCCGGGCACGATGGGCCATGAGGTGGAAACCGGCCCTCAACGCGTTCGCGATCACGTTCGAAGGCCGCATCACACCAACCGGAAACTAG
- a CDS encoding threonine aldolase family protein, with amino-acid sequence MSSGVIDLRSDTVTRPTAGMLAAMSSAETGDDVYDEDPTVHALEERVAGLLGHEAALFTVTGSLANLLGVRTLVPEGCELLCEAQAHVVRAELGAHASWHGVTTRTWSHPRGGVDLAAVGRLMAPDAGPYLVSTAAVAVENTHNFAGGTVQPLDDLLALRELVDPAGVKLHLDGARLWNAHVATGTAIADYGRTFDTVAVCLSKGLGAPVGSVVAGSADAIAQARVWRKRLGAGWRQAGVLAAAGLYALDHHVERLAEDHANARAIAAAVAEADPSAVDPDTVETNIVLLNVGDRAGRLVDEARAEGVLTGTVGPGVVRLITHLDVSAADARRAAKVLAALVH; translated from the coding sequence ATGAGCTCTGGCGTAATCGACCTGCGCAGCGACACGGTGACCCGGCCGACCGCGGGCATGCTCGCGGCGATGTCGTCGGCCGAGACCGGCGACGACGTCTACGACGAAGACCCCACCGTCCACGCGCTGGAGGAGCGGGTCGCGGGCCTCCTCGGCCACGAGGCCGCACTGTTCACCGTCACCGGGTCGCTGGCCAACCTGCTCGGTGTCCGCACGCTGGTGCCGGAGGGCTGTGAGCTGCTGTGCGAGGCACAGGCCCACGTCGTGCGGGCCGAGCTGGGTGCCCATGCCAGCTGGCACGGCGTCACCACGCGCACCTGGTCGCATCCGCGCGGCGGAGTCGACCTGGCGGCGGTGGGCCGGCTGATGGCGCCCGACGCCGGGCCGTACCTCGTCTCGACGGCGGCCGTCGCGGTGGAGAACACGCACAATTTCGCTGGCGGCACGGTTCAGCCGCTCGACGATCTCCTCGCGCTGCGGGAGCTTGTGGACCCGGCGGGTGTCAAACTGCACCTGGACGGCGCCCGGCTGTGGAACGCGCATGTCGCCACGGGGACCGCCATCGCCGACTACGGCCGGACCTTCGACACGGTCGCGGTCTGCCTCTCCAAGGGGCTCGGGGCGCCGGTCGGGTCCGTCGTGGCCGGATCGGCCGACGCGATCGCGCAGGCGCGAGTCTGGCGCAAGCGGCTGGGCGCCGGCTGGCGGCAGGCTGGAGTGCTGGCCGCGGCCGGCCTGTACGCCCTGGACCACCACGTCGAGCGGCTGGCCGAGGATCACGCGAACGCCCGGGCCATCGCTGCCGCGGTCGCCGAGGCCGACCCGTCCGCCGTCGACCCCGACACCGTCGAGACGAACATCGTGCTGCTGAACGTGGGTGATCGGGCCGGCCGGCTGGTCGATGAGGCCCGTGCCGAGGGCGTCCTCACGGGCACCGTCGGCCCCGGGGTGGTGCGGCTGATCACCCATCTCGACGTCAGCGCCGCCGACGCCCGACGTGCCGCGAAGGTCCTGGCCGCGCTCGTCCACTGA
- a CDS encoding MerR family transcriptional regulator, whose product MNTAEVVASTGYSAQQIRDLEALGVIPEARRERNGYRRFSDAHVRALRAYRDLARAVGPADARRAMREIRSVPADQAVALLCSFHARLSMERDQALAARAALEAIRAEASTDAEPVDADSMTITDLSQALGVRASTLRFWEKAGLVSPERIATRAGTARRYHLTAIREARITAALRAGGYRIPDVHRAITAIRELQDVSHSLSALDARLGAIAERAIALLRAGATLADIIESTPET is encoded by the coding sequence ATGAACACCGCCGAGGTCGTCGCGTCGACGGGGTACTCAGCGCAGCAGATCCGCGATCTGGAAGCACTCGGCGTCATCCCCGAGGCCAGGCGCGAGCGCAACGGCTACCGGAGGTTCTCGGACGCACACGTCCGCGCACTTCGCGCCTACCGTGACCTTGCTCGGGCCGTCGGACCGGCCGACGCTCGCCGGGCGATGCGAGAGATCCGATCCGTTCCTGCCGACCAGGCGGTGGCGCTGCTCTGCTCCTTTCATGCCCGCCTCAGCATGGAACGAGATCAGGCGCTCGCGGCGCGGGCCGCATTGGAAGCCATCCGCGCCGAAGCATCGACCGATGCCGAGCCCGTCGACGCCGACTCCATGACCATCACCGACCTGTCGCAGGCTCTGGGGGTCCGCGCTTCCACCCTCCGCTTCTGGGAGAAGGCCGGCTTGGTCTCGCCCGAGCGGATCGCGACCCGGGCGGGCACCGCGCGGCGCTACCACCTCACGGCCATCCGCGAAGCGCGCATCACAGCGGCGCTGCGCGCGGGTGGCTACCGGATCCCGGACGTACACAGGGCGATCACAGCCATCCGGGAGCTCCAGGACGTGAGCCACTCGCTCAGCGCCCTCGACGCCCGCCTGGGAGCCATCGCGGAACGCGCCATCGCGCTGCTGCGCGCCGGAGCCACGCTCGCGGACATCATCGAGTCGACGCCCGAAACGTAG